Proteins encoded in a region of the Rutidosis leptorrhynchoides isolate AG116_Rl617_1_P2 chromosome 9, CSIRO_AGI_Rlap_v1, whole genome shotgun sequence genome:
- the LOC139867443 gene encoding clathrin heavy chain 1-like isoform X5: protein MQLEPLRMNIKDDSALMNPNSKFLSLKAQIPGTIEDHLHIYKYNNSIACEMKDIMKSHKMPEKVVFWKWITPKMLGMVTQTSVYHWSYEDDSEPVKMFEKTGNLSNNQIIDYKCDPSQKCLVLIGISPGSPERPELPKGNVQLFLVEEQQSETLEAHAASFDSSDVPGNEIQIYFATTSCNAGKVTLKLHVFSHKGKLSFSRDLFCPSEDDFPVAMQIFDEYRL from the exons ATGCAATTGGAACCACTGAGGATGAATATTAAAGATGACTCGGCTCTTATGAATCCAAATTCAAAATTTCTGTCACTAAAAG CTCAAATTCCAGGGACTATTGAAGAtcacttacatatatataaatataataatagtatTGCGTGTGAGATGAAAGATATAATGAAGTCGCATAAAATGCCTGAAAAG GTTGTTTTTTGGAAGTGGATCACACCTAAGATGTTGGGAATGGTAACCCAGACCTCGGTATATCATTGGTCATATGAAG ACGATTCTGAACCCGTGAAGATGTTTGAGAAGACTGGCAATTTGTCAAACAATCAGATTATTGATTACAAATGTGATCCATCTCAGAAGTGTTTGGTGTTGATTGGAATTTCCCCTGGCTCTCCTGAG AGACCCGAGTTACCGAAGGGAAATGtgcagttgtttttggttgaagagcAGCAAAGTGAAACTCTTGAAGCTCATGCAGCATCATTTGATTCTTCAGAT GTTCCAGGCAATGAAattcaaatatattttgcaaccacAAGTTGTAATGCTGGAAAGGTTACATTAAAGCTGCATGTCTTTTCCCACAAAG GGAAGCTCTCATTTTCCAGAGATCTCTTTTGCCCTTCCGA
- the LOC139867443 gene encoding clathrin heavy chain 1-like isoform X3, with translation MQLEPLRMNIKDDSALMNPNSKFLSLKAQIPGTIEDHLHIYKYNNSIACEMKDIMKSHKMPEKVVFWKWITPKMLGMVTQTSVYHWSYEDDSEPVKMFEKTGNLSNNQIIDYKCDPSQKCLVLIGISPGSPERPELPKGNVQLFLVEEQQSETLEAHAASFDSSDVPGNEIQIYFATTSCNAGKVTLKLHVFSHKGKLSFSRDLFCPSEDDFPVAMQIFDERAKEISGK, from the exons ATGCAATTGGAACCACTGAGGATGAATATTAAAGATGACTCGGCTCTTATGAATCCAAATTCAAAATTTCTGTCACTAAAAG CTCAAATTCCAGGGACTATTGAAGAtcacttacatatatataaatataataatagtatTGCGTGTGAGATGAAAGATATAATGAAGTCGCATAAAATGCCTGAAAAG GTTGTTTTTTGGAAGTGGATCACACCTAAGATGTTGGGAATGGTAACCCAGACCTCGGTATATCATTGGTCATATGAAG ACGATTCTGAACCCGTGAAGATGTTTGAGAAGACTGGCAATTTGTCAAACAATCAGATTATTGATTACAAATGTGATCCATCTCAGAAGTGTTTGGTGTTGATTGGAATTTCCCCTGGCTCTCCTGAG AGACCCGAGTTACCGAAGGGAAATGtgcagttgtttttggttgaagagcAGCAAAGTGAAACTCTTGAAGCTCATGCAGCATCATTTGATTCTTCAGAT GTTCCAGGCAATGAAattcaaatatattttgcaaccacAAGTTGTAATGCTGGAAAGGTTACATTAAAGCTGCATGTCTTTTCCCACAAAG GGAAGCTCTCATTTTCCAGAGATCTCTTTTGCCCTTCCGA
- the LOC139867443 gene encoding clathrin heavy chain 1-like isoform X4 translates to MQLEPLRMNIKDDSALMNPNSKFLSLKAQIPGTIEDHLHIYKYNNSIACEMKDIMKSHKMPEKVVFWKWITPKMLGMVTQTSVYHWSYEDDSEPVKMFEKTGNLSNNQIIDYKCDPSQKCLVLIGISPGSPERPELPKGNVQLFLVEEQQSETLEAHAASFDSSDVPGNEIQIYFATTSCNAGKVTLKLHVFSHKGKLSFSRDLFCPSEDDFPVAMQISIVTQKLRK, encoded by the exons ATGCAATTGGAACCACTGAGGATGAATATTAAAGATGACTCGGCTCTTATGAATCCAAATTCAAAATTTCTGTCACTAAAAG CTCAAATTCCAGGGACTATTGAAGAtcacttacatatatataaatataataatagtatTGCGTGTGAGATGAAAGATATAATGAAGTCGCATAAAATGCCTGAAAAG GTTGTTTTTTGGAAGTGGATCACACCTAAGATGTTGGGAATGGTAACCCAGACCTCGGTATATCATTGGTCATATGAAG ACGATTCTGAACCCGTGAAGATGTTTGAGAAGACTGGCAATTTGTCAAACAATCAGATTATTGATTACAAATGTGATCCATCTCAGAAGTGTTTGGTGTTGATTGGAATTTCCCCTGGCTCTCCTGAG AGACCCGAGTTACCGAAGGGAAATGtgcagttgtttttggttgaagagcAGCAAAGTGAAACTCTTGAAGCTCATGCAGCATCATTTGATTCTTCAGAT GTTCCAGGCAATGAAattcaaatatattttgcaaccacAAGTTGTAATGCTGGAAAGGTTACATTAAAGCTGCATGTCTTTTCCCACAAAG GGAAGCTCTCATTTTCCAGAGATCTCTTTTGCCCTTCCGA